Proteins from a single region of bacterium:
- the apaG gene encoding Co2+/Mg2+ efflux protein ApaG, with translation MGHKSSERVTREIRVLADPRYLPKHSDPDNSQYVYAYRILIENLGRRTVMVASRHWVIIDTDGNREVVDGIGVVGEQPVLEPGESFEYTSFCPIRSSFGTMEGSFHVLDDQGEAFPVEIGRFYLVAEEDEQLEGVS, from the coding sequence ATGGGACACAAGTCGTCGGAACGTGTGACCAGGGAGATCCGGGTGTTGGCGGATCCCCGTTATCTGCCCAAACACTCGGATCCGGACAACAGCCAATACGTCTATGCCTACCGCATCCTCATCGAGAATCTGGGCCGACGCACGGTCATGGTGGCGTCGCGGCACTGGGTGATCATCGACACGGATGGCAACCGGGAGGTGGTGGACGGCATCGGGGTGGTGGGCGAGCAACCCGTGCTCGAGCCGGGCGAATCCTTCGAATACACCAGTTTCTGTCCCATCCGCTCCTCCTTCGGCACGATGGAGGGATCCTTCCATGTGCTGGACGATCAGGGCGAAGCCTTCCCGGTGGAGATCGGCCGCTTCTACCTGGTCGCGGAGGAGGATGAGCAGCTGGAGGGCGTCTCCTAA